The following proteins are encoded in a genomic region of Pseudomonas sp. Os17:
- the puuE gene encoding allantoinase PuuE, whose amino-acid sequence MSADYPRDLIGYGSTPPHPHWPGNARIALSFVLNYEEGGERNILHGDKESEAFLSEMVSAQPLQGERNMSMESLYEYGSRAGVWRILKLFKEFDIPLTIFAVAMAAQRHPDVIRAMVEAGHEICSHGYRWIDYQYMDEAQEREHMLEAIRILTEITGERPLGWYTGRTGPNTRRLVMEEGGFLYDCDTYDDDLPYWEPNNPTGKPHLVIPYTLDTNDMRFTQVQGFNKGDDFFHYLKDAFDVLYAEGAEAPKMLSIGLHCRLIGRPARLASLKRFIEYVKGHEQVWFTRRVDIARHWQQTHPYQGATK is encoded by the coding sequence GTGAGCGCTGACTACCCTCGCGACCTGATCGGTTACGGCTCCACCCCTCCTCATCCTCACTGGCCGGGCAATGCCCGCATCGCCCTGTCCTTCGTGCTCAATTACGAAGAAGGCGGCGAGCGCAACATCCTTCATGGCGACAAGGAATCGGAAGCCTTTCTGTCGGAAATGGTTTCGGCGCAGCCGCTGCAGGGCGAGCGCAACATGAGCATGGAATCGCTTTACGAGTACGGCAGCCGCGCCGGCGTCTGGCGGATTCTCAAGCTGTTCAAGGAATTCGACATTCCGCTGACCATCTTCGCCGTGGCCATGGCCGCCCAGCGCCACCCGGACGTGATCCGCGCCATGGTCGAAGCCGGTCACGAGATCTGCAGCCACGGCTACCGCTGGATCGACTACCAGTACATGGACGAGGCCCAGGAACGCGAGCACATGCTCGAAGCCATCCGCATCCTCACCGAGATCACCGGCGAGCGTCCCCTGGGCTGGTACACCGGCCGCACCGGCCCGAACACCCGGCGCCTGGTGATGGAGGAAGGCGGTTTCCTCTACGACTGCGATACCTACGACGATGACCTGCCCTACTGGGAACCCAACAACCCTACCGGCAAGCCCCACCTGGTGATCCCTTACACCCTGGACACCAACGACATGCGCTTCACCCAGGTGCAAGGCTTCAACAAGGGCGACGACTTCTTCCACTACCTCAAAGACGCTTTCGACGTGCTCTACGCCGAAGGTGCCGAAGCGCCGAAGATGCTCTCCATCGGCCTGCACTGCCGCCTGATCGGCCGCCCTGCACGCCTGGCTTCGCTCAAGCGCTTCATCGAGTACGTCAAAGGCCATGAACAGGTCTGGTTCACCCGCCGCGTCGACATCGCCCGCCACTGGCAACAGACCCATCCTTACCAGGGAGCGACGAAATGA
- the folE gene encoding GTP cyclohydrolase I FolE yields the protein MSLEQNYTAILGQLGEDVSREGLLDTPKRAAKAMQYLCRGYAQTLEEVTNGALFSSDNSEMVLVKDIELYSLCEHHLLPFIGKAHVAYIPSGKVLGLSKVARIVDMYARRLQIQENLSRQIADAVQQVTGALGVAVVIEAKHMCMMMRGVEKQNSSMITSVMLGEFRENAATRSEFLSLIK from the coding sequence ATGTCTCTGGAACAGAATTACACCGCGATCCTCGGCCAACTGGGCGAGGACGTCTCCCGCGAGGGCCTGCTCGACACGCCCAAGCGTGCCGCCAAAGCCATGCAGTACCTTTGCCGCGGTTATGCCCAAACCCTGGAAGAGGTCACCAACGGTGCCTTGTTCAGCTCCGACAACAGCGAAATGGTGCTGGTCAAGGACATCGAGCTCTACTCGCTGTGCGAACACCACCTGCTGCCGTTTATCGGCAAGGCGCACGTCGCCTACATTCCCAGCGGCAAGGTTCTGGGACTGTCGAAAGTGGCGCGCATCGTCGACATGTATGCCCGTCGCCTGCAGATCCAGGAAAACCTCAGCCGGCAGATCGCCGACGCCGTCCAGCAAGTGACCGGTGCCCTGGGCGTCGCCGTGGTGATCGAGGCCAAGCACATGTGCATGATGATGCGCGGTGTGGAGAAGCAGAACTCGTCGATGATCACCTCGGTGATGCTGGGTGAGTTCCGCGAGAATGCGGCGACCCGCAGCGAGTTCCTCAGCCTGATCAAGTGA
- a CDS encoding aminotransferase-like domain-containing protein, with the protein MAFSERVSRLKSSLIREILAAAQRPEVMSFAGGLPAEVMLPKVQWQDMPLSMGQYGMSEGEPQLREALAAEARKLGVACEASQVLVVSGSQQTLDLAAKLYIDKGTRIMLEAPTYLAALQIFQLFGADCLTVPLEADGPDLAQMRANLEQHRPAFVYLIPTFQNPSAVRYSESKRAAVAALLDEFGVTLIEDEPYRELTFDGGSATPIVSRLQKASWIYTGTVSKTLLPGLRVGYLIASPDLFPHLLRLKQSADLHTNRVGQWQAMQWIGSRQFQEHLDALRSFYRQRRDAFQVALQSHFADLADWQVPEGGLFFWLSLKQPLDTRTLLKSALEQDVTFMPGEPFFSEPERNHGHLRLNFSHIDPARLDEGLKRLATVIRQAQAAQAA; encoded by the coding sequence ATGGCTTTCTCCGAACGTGTATCGCGCCTCAAAAGCTCCCTGATCCGTGAAATCCTGGCAGCGGCCCAGCGCCCGGAAGTGATGTCGTTCGCTGGAGGCCTGCCGGCCGAAGTGATGCTGCCCAAGGTGCAGTGGCAAGACATGCCGCTGTCCATGGGGCAGTACGGCATGAGTGAAGGCGAGCCGCAGTTGCGAGAGGCCCTGGCTGCCGAGGCGCGCAAGCTGGGTGTAGCCTGCGAGGCGAGCCAGGTCCTGGTGGTCAGCGGCTCCCAGCAGACCCTCGATCTGGCGGCCAAGCTCTACATCGACAAGGGCACGCGGATCATGCTGGAGGCCCCGACCTATCTGGCGGCCCTGCAGATCTTCCAGCTGTTCGGTGCTGATTGCCTGACGGTGCCCCTGGAGGCTGACGGTCCGGACCTGGCGCAGATGCGGGCGAACCTGGAACAGCATCGTCCGGCCTTCGTCTACCTGATTCCGACCTTCCAGAACCCATCGGCGGTGCGCTATAGCGAGAGCAAGCGCGCCGCCGTGGCGGCGTTGCTGGACGAGTTCGGGGTCACCCTGATCGAGGACGAGCCCTATCGCGAACTGACTTTCGATGGTGGCAGTGCCACGCCGATTGTCAGTCGTCTGCAGAAGGCCAGCTGGATCTACACCGGCACGGTGTCGAAAACCTTGCTCCCGGGATTGCGGGTCGGCTACCTGATTGCCAGTCCGGACCTGTTTCCCCACCTGTTGCGTCTGAAACAGTCTGCTGACCTGCACACCAACCGCGTCGGCCAGTGGCAAGCCATGCAATGGATCGGCAGCCGGCAGTTCCAGGAGCACCTGGACGCGCTGCGCAGTTTCTACCGCCAGCGACGGGATGCTTTCCAGGTGGCATTGCAGAGTCATTTCGCCGATCTGGCGGATTGGCAGGTGCCCGAGGGCGGTCTGTTTTTCTGGTTGAGCTTGAAACAGCCCCTGGATACCCGCACTTTGCTCAAGTCGGCGTTGGAGCAGGACGTGACTTTTATGCCCGGCGAACCGTTCTTCTCTGAACCGGAGCGCAATCATGGGCATCTGCGGCTGAATTTCAGCCATATCGATCCGGCGCGTCTGGACGAAGGCCTCAAGCGGCTGGCCACCGTGATACGTCAAGCACAGGCTGCACAGGCAGCCTAA
- a CDS encoding ureidoglycolate lyase: MRTLVIEPLSKEAFAPFGDVIETDGSDHFMINNGSTMRFHRLATVETAQPEDEAIISIFRADALEMPLTIRMLERHPLGSQAFIPLLGNPFLIVVAPLGDEPVSGLVRAFVSNGRQGINYHRGVWHHPVLTIEKRDDFLVVDRSGKGNNCDEHFFKEDERLILAPHQ; encoded by the coding sequence ATGCGCACATTAGTGATTGAACCCCTGAGCAAAGAAGCCTTCGCCCCCTTCGGTGACGTAATCGAGACCGACGGCAGCGACCACTTCATGATCAACAATGGTTCGACCATGCGCTTCCACCGCCTGGCGACGGTTGAAACCGCCCAGCCGGAGGACGAAGCGATCATCAGCATCTTCCGCGCCGACGCGCTGGAAATGCCCTTGACCATTCGCATGCTGGAACGCCATCCGCTGGGCAGCCAGGCCTTCATCCCGCTGCTCGGCAACCCCTTTCTGATCGTGGTCGCGCCACTTGGCGATGAACCTGTATCAGGCTTGGTCCGCGCCTTCGTCAGCAATGGCAGGCAGGGCATCAATTACCATCGCGGCGTCTGGCACCACCCGGTGCTGACGATCGAAAAGCGGGATGACTTCCTGGTGGTTGATCGCAGTGGCAAAGGCAATAACTGCGATGAGCATTTCTTCAAAGAGGATGAGCGTTTGATCCTCGCCCCCCACCAATAA
- the uraD gene encoding 2-oxo-4-hydroxy-4-carboxy-5-ureidoimidazoline decarboxylase has product MTAFQSLKPSSLSREAFVKAFADIYEHSPWVAEKAYDLGLDASVDQIEGLHQRMSDILLSADHAAQLALINAHPDLAGKAAVQGQLTEASTNEQAGAGIHQCTAEEFQRFTELNDAYKAKFKFPFIMAVKGSNRHQILAAFETRIHNTVDTEFKCALAEINKIALFRLQAL; this is encoded by the coding sequence ATGACCGCCTTCCAGAGCCTCAAGCCCTCGAGCCTGAGCCGTGAAGCCTTCGTCAAGGCCTTCGCCGACATCTACGAGCATTCGCCGTGGGTGGCTGAAAAAGCCTACGACCTGGGCCTCGACGCCTCCGTCGACCAGATCGAAGGCCTGCACCAGCGCATGAGCGATATCCTCTTGAGCGCCGATCACGCCGCCCAATTGGCACTGATCAACGCTCACCCGGACCTGGCCGGCAAAGCCGCCGTCCAGGGCCAGCTGACCGAAGCCAGCACCAACGAACAGGCCGGTGCCGGCATTCACCAATGCACGGCCGAAGAGTTCCAGCGTTTCACCGAGTTGAACGATGCCTACAAGGCCAAGTTCAAGTTTCCCTTCATCATGGCGGTGAAGGGCAGCAACCGGCACCAGATCCTCGCCGCGTTCGAAACCCGCATCCACAACACCGTGGATACCGAGTTCAAATGCGCGCTGGCCGAGATCAACAAGATCGCCCTGTTCCGCCTACAGGCCCTGTAG
- a CDS encoding glutathione S-transferase family protein, protein MYKVYGDYRSGNCYKIKLMLNLLGLPYEWQAVDILGGDTQTEAFLAKNPNGKIPVLELEDGTCLWESNAILNFLADGSEFLPSEPRLRTQVLQWQFFEQYSHEPYIAVARFIQVYEGLPEERREEYLKLHKRGYKALDVMEKQLSRTPYLVGEHYSIADIALYAYTHVAHEGGFDLARYPGIQAWIQRVQSHPRHVGMFD, encoded by the coding sequence ATGTACAAGGTTTATGGCGATTACCGTTCGGGCAACTGCTACAAGATCAAGCTGATGCTCAATTTGCTGGGGCTGCCCTATGAATGGCAGGCGGTGGACATTCTCGGAGGCGATACCCAGACCGAGGCTTTCCTGGCGAAAAATCCCAACGGCAAGATTCCGGTGCTGGAACTGGAAGACGGCACTTGTCTGTGGGAGTCCAACGCGATTCTCAACTTTCTCGCCGATGGCAGCGAGTTCCTGCCCAGCGAACCGCGCCTGCGTACCCAGGTTCTGCAGTGGCAATTCTTCGAGCAATACAGCCATGAGCCCTATATCGCCGTGGCGCGTTTTATCCAAGTCTACGAAGGCTTGCCCGAAGAGCGTCGGGAGGAATACCTGAAGTTGCACAAGCGTGGCTACAAGGCACTGGATGTGATGGAAAAGCAGCTGAGCCGCACGCCTTACCTGGTGGGCGAGCACTATTCGATTGCCGATATCGCGCTCTATGCCTACACCCACGTAGCCCATGAAGGCGGCTTCGACCTGGCCCGATACCCGGGGATCCAGGCCTGGATCCAGCGAGTGCAGAGCCATCCGCGGCATGTCGGGATGTTCGATTGA
- a CDS encoding LysE family translocator: MNPETWLLFSGAALVVILIPGPLSLLMISNSLNHGLRRSYPAFLGGVLASICLLSASALGLGAVLMASEQLFSTLKIVGALYLFYLARQSWLQSRLHKQGAVLMDAAPIPRFRALFGRAFVLGASNPKDILFFAAFLPQFLSAQQPFMPQLLIMLATWTLLDLGCKLAYGLGARGAAGYLRSGKGQSWFNRLSAGLFGAAGAASLLSR, encoded by the coding sequence ATGAACCCGGAAACCTGGCTGTTGTTCAGTGGCGCTGCACTGGTGGTGATTCTGATCCCCGGGCCCTTGTCCTTGCTGATGATCAGCAACAGCCTGAACCATGGCCTGCGCCGCTCCTACCCGGCGTTTCTGGGTGGCGTGCTGGCCTCGATCTGCCTGTTGAGCGCATCGGCCCTGGGCCTGGGGGCGGTGTTGATGGCCTCGGAACAGCTGTTCAGCACCTTGAAGATCGTCGGCGCGCTTTACCTGTTCTATCTGGCCCGGCAAAGCTGGCTGCAGTCACGGCTGCACAAGCAAGGCGCCGTGCTGATGGATGCCGCACCGATACCGCGCTTTCGTGCACTGTTCGGGCGCGCTTTTGTCCTGGGGGCGAGCAATCCGAAGGACATTCTGTTTTTCGCCGCCTTCCTGCCGCAGTTTCTCAGCGCCCAGCAACCGTTTATGCCGCAACTGCTGATCATGCTCGCCACCTGGACCCTGCTGGACCTGGGCTGCAAGCTGGCCTACGGCCTTGGCGCCCGCGGCGCCGCCGGCTACCTGCGCAGCGGCAAGGGCCAGAGTTGGTTCAATCGCCTCAGCGCCGGACTGTTCGGCGCGGCTGGAGCTGCATCCCTCCTGAGTCGTTGA
- a CDS encoding cysteine hydrolase family protein gives MSVPKTMFQLSGRGYAAANLSHATLVIIDAQKEYLSGPLALSGMDAAVANIRQLLVAARAAGRPIVHVRHLGTVGGLFDPQGERGEFIPGLEPQGDETIIGKLLPSAFHGTELEKRLQDLGSLDLIVAGFMSHSSVSTTVRAAKNLGFRCTLVEDACATRDLPYKGGILSAEHVQQTEMAIMADNFATLAQTASLI, from the coding sequence ATGTCCGTTCCAAAGACGATGTTTCAACTCAGCGGTCGTGGTTACGCCGCGGCCAATTTGAGCCACGCGACCCTTGTGATCATCGACGCCCAGAAAGAGTACCTCAGCGGTCCCCTGGCCCTGTCCGGCATGGACGCGGCCGTAGCCAATATTCGTCAACTGCTGGTGGCGGCCCGGGCAGCCGGCCGGCCTATCGTGCATGTGCGCCACCTCGGCACCGTCGGTGGTCTGTTCGACCCCCAGGGCGAGCGCGGCGAGTTCATCCCCGGCCTTGAGCCGCAAGGCGACGAAACCATCATCGGCAAGCTGTTGCCCAGCGCCTTCCATGGCACCGAACTGGAAAAACGCCTGCAAGACCTCGGTTCCCTGGACCTGATCGTGGCCGGTTTCATGAGCCACTCCAGTGTCAGCACCACCGTTCGGGCAGCCAAGAACCTGGGGTTCCGCTGCACCCTGGTGGAAGACGCCTGTGCCACCCGCGACCTGCCCTACAAGGGCGGCATCCTCAGTGCCGAGCATGTTCAGCAGACCGAAATGGCGATCATGGCCGACAACTTCGCCACCCTCGCCCAGACCGCAAGCCTGATCTGA
- the uraH gene encoding hydroxyisourate hydrolase: protein MGRLTTHVLDAAHGCPGSAIKVELYRVEGTQLELVASALTNSDGRCDSPLLQGEDYRSGVYQLQFHAGDYYRARGVPLPQPAFLDVVVLRFGISAEQEHYHVPLLISPYSYSTYRGS, encoded by the coding sequence ATGGGACGTTTGACTACACATGTTTTGGATGCCGCACATGGCTGCCCTGGCAGCGCTATCAAGGTCGAGCTGTATCGGGTTGAAGGGACGCAGCTGGAACTGGTCGCCAGCGCCCTGACCAATAGCGATGGCCGCTGCGACAGTCCCTTGCTGCAGGGGGAGGACTACCGCTCCGGGGTCTACCAGTTGCAGTTCCATGCCGGTGACTACTACCGCGCCCGAGGCGTGCCACTGCCGCAGCCGGCCTTTCTGGATGTAGTGGTGCTGCGTTTTGGCATCAGTGCCGAGCAGGAGCATTACCACGTGCCGCTGTTGATCTCGCCTTACAGCTATTCGACCTACAGAGGAAGCTAG
- a CDS encoding MarR family transcriptional regulator has product MLDLKNPTSQQAAMEAFFFGYQAFTAKADEMLERRGLSRVHQRIVFFIARYPGLSVKELLNLLGVSKQALNTPLRQLMEMHLVDSVAPDSDKRKRLLQLSADGARFEQALRREQVKLLQRAFSEAGESAVDGWLAVNQALAGKTADL; this is encoded by the coding sequence ATGCTTGACCTTAAAAACCCGACCTCGCAACAGGCCGCCATGGAGGCCTTCTTCTTTGGCTATCAGGCCTTCACCGCCAAGGCCGACGAAATGCTCGAACGCCGTGGCCTGAGTCGCGTGCACCAACGCATCGTGTTCTTCATCGCGCGCTACCCGGGGCTGAGCGTGAAAGAGCTGCTCAACCTGCTGGGTGTGAGCAAGCAGGCGTTGAACACGCCCTTGCGCCAACTCATGGAAATGCACCTGGTGGACAGCGTCGCCCCGGACAGCGACAAACGAAAACGCCTGCTGCAGTTGAGCGCCGATGGTGCGCGTTTCGAACAAGCCTTGCGCCGCGAGCAGGTCAAGCTGCTGCAACGCGCGTTCAGCGAAGCTGGAGAAAGCGCCGTCGACGGCTGGCTGGCGGTGAACCAGGCCCTGGCCGGAAAAACCGCAGACCTCTGA
- a CDS encoding Smr/MutS family protein, whose protein sequence is MQDDDFSLFKNEIRGVKPIKHDRADTGKPKADRAQIAKLRQAATVRSETTTVDGLSDQFVIDVGPEDELMWARDGVQESQMRKLKIGQIPFEGSLDLHGMTVEKARETLWAFLAEATRFEIRCVRVTHGKAVRLDGKRPMIKSHVNTWLRQHPQVLGFTSCQAKHGGTGALYVMLKRTMMEGRDE, encoded by the coding sequence ATGCAAGACGACGATTTTTCCCTGTTCAAAAACGAGATCCGCGGCGTCAAGCCGATCAAGCACGATCGTGCCGACACAGGCAAACCCAAGGCTGACCGCGCGCAGATCGCCAAGCTGCGCCAGGCCGCCACCGTGCGCAGCGAAACCACTACGGTGGATGGGCTGTCCGATCAGTTCGTCATCGATGTAGGACCGGAAGATGAGCTGATGTGGGCCCGCGACGGGGTCCAGGAAAGCCAGATGCGCAAGCTGAAAATCGGCCAGATCCCCTTCGAAGGCAGCCTCGACCTGCACGGCATGACGGTAGAAAAGGCCCGGGAAACCCTTTGGGCGTTTCTTGCCGAGGCCACCCGTTTCGAGATCCGCTGCGTGCGCGTCACCCACGGCAAGGCCGTGCGCCTGGACGGCAAGCGCCCGATGATCAAGAGCCACGTCAACACCTGGCTGCGCCAACATCCACAGGTGCTGGGCTTCACTTCGTGCCAGGCCAAACACGGCGGCACCGGTGCGCTTTACGTGATGCTCAAACGCACCATGATGGAAGGCCGTGACGAATAA
- a CDS encoding urate hydroxylase PuuD, with the protein MEAHLLEWLNLSVRWVHMITGVAWIGASFYFVWLENNLNRVNPKDGLSGDLWAIHGGGIYHLEKYKLAPPSMPENLHWFKWEAYFTWMSGIALLCLVFYYNPMLYLVAPGSGLTGPEGVAIGIGALIAGWFVYDFLCDSPLGKKPALLGFILFLLLIGAAYGFSKVFSGRGAYLHVGAIIGTIMVGNVFRIIMPAQRALVAAIAENRTPDPTLPAKGLLRSRHNNYFTLPVLFIMISNHFPSTYGSQYNWLILAGIAVLAVLVRHYFNTRHDSHKFAWTLPVAALGMICLAYVTGPTPAPSAADVAKAPAQTQFQPLPETALGGKPATTTEAQPAPAPAPAAPAAASAPAQASNAGLAFDKVHSVIQERCAVCHSAKPTSPLFSAAPAGVMFDTPEQIRLQAARIQAQAVTSQIMPLGNITQMTQQERELIGAWIAQGAQTH; encoded by the coding sequence GTGGAAGCACATCTGTTGGAATGGCTCAACCTGAGCGTGCGTTGGGTACATATGATCACTGGTGTGGCCTGGATCGGCGCATCGTTCTACTTCGTCTGGCTGGAGAACAACCTCAATCGCGTCAACCCCAAGGACGGCCTGTCCGGCGACCTCTGGGCGATTCACGGTGGCGGTATCTATCACCTGGAAAAATACAAGCTGGCCCCTCCCTCGATGCCGGAGAACCTGCACTGGTTCAAGTGGGAAGCCTACTTCACCTGGATGTCGGGGATCGCCCTGCTGTGCCTGGTGTTCTACTACAACCCGATGCTCTACCTGGTGGCTCCCGGCAGCGGCCTGACCGGCCCTGAAGGCGTGGCCATCGGGATCGGTGCGCTGATCGCCGGCTGGTTCGTCTACGACTTCCTCTGCGACTCGCCACTGGGCAAGAAACCCGCCCTGCTCGGCTTCATTCTGTTCCTCCTGCTGATCGGCGCCGCCTACGGCTTCAGCAAGGTGTTCAGCGGCCGAGGAGCGTACCTGCATGTGGGTGCAATCATCGGCACCATCATGGTGGGCAACGTGTTCCGCATCATCATGCCGGCCCAGCGGGCGCTGGTGGCGGCGATCGCGGAAAACCGCACCCCCGACCCGACCCTGCCGGCCAAGGGCCTGTTGCGTTCGCGTCACAACAACTACTTCACCCTGCCCGTGCTGTTCATCATGATCAGCAACCACTTCCCGAGCACCTACGGCAGCCAGTACAACTGGTTGATCCTGGCCGGGATCGCGGTCCTGGCAGTGCTGGTGCGTCACTACTTCAACACCCGTCATGACAGCCACAAGTTCGCCTGGACCCTGCCCGTGGCGGCGCTGGGCATGATCTGCCTGGCCTATGTGACCGGTCCGACGCCAGCGCCCAGTGCTGCGGACGTGGCCAAGGCCCCTGCCCAGACCCAGTTCCAGCCATTGCCGGAAACCGCCCTGGGTGGCAAACCGGCAACCACGACCGAAGCTCAGCCAGCACCAGCACCAGCGCCAGCTGCGCCTGCCGCGGCCAGCGCCCCGGCGCAGGCTTCGAATGCCGGCCTGGCCTTCGACAAGGTGCACAGCGTGATACAGGAGCGTTGCGCGGTCTGCCACTCGGCCAAGCCCACCAGCCCGCTGTTCAGCGCCGCGCCTGCCGGGGTGATGTTCGACACACCGGAACAGATCCGCCTGCAAGCTGCGCGTATCCAGGCCCAGGCCGTGACCAGCCAGATCATGCCGCTGGGCAACATCACCCAGATGACCCAGCAGGAACGTGAATTGATCGGCGCCTGGATTGCCCAGGGGGCCCAGACCCACTGA
- a CDS encoding NCS2 family permease, with product MESRKSEASPLDLSPSLNSGWLERIFKLRLHGTTVKTELIAGLTTFITMAYIIFVNPNIMADAGIDHGAAFVATCIAAALGCLLMGLYANWPVGLAPGMGLNAFFTYTVVGTMGYHWETALGAVFISGVLFMILTLSRVREWLLNSIPVSLRYAMGAGVGLFLGLIGLKTAGIIVDSPATLIKLGSLREPGPLLAAICFLMIAVLSYHRVFGAILLSIIAVTLAGWGMDLVHYNGILSTPPSLAPTWMAMDIAGVFNVSMISVVLAFLFVHMFDTAGTLMGVAQRAGLVNPDGKIENLSRALKADSASSVFGAVVGVPPVTSYVESAAGVAAGGRTGLTAVTVGVLFIAAMFFAPLAGMIPAYATAGALIYVAMLMMGGMAHINWDEATDSIPAIVTAIMMPLTFSVADGIALGFITYVVLKAGTGKHKEISISLYVLCAIFIAKFIFL from the coding sequence GTGGAAAGCCGCAAATCCGAAGCCTCTCCGCTGGACCTCTCGCCCTCGCTGAACAGCGGCTGGCTGGAACGCATCTTCAAACTCAGGTTGCACGGCACCACGGTGAAGACCGAGCTGATTGCCGGTCTGACAACCTTCATCACCATGGCCTACATCATCTTCGTCAACCCCAACATCATGGCCGATGCCGGTATCGATCACGGCGCCGCCTTCGTCGCCACCTGCATCGCTGCCGCCCTGGGCTGCCTGTTAATGGGCCTGTACGCCAACTGGCCGGTGGGCCTGGCCCCGGGCATGGGCTTGAACGCCTTTTTCACCTACACCGTGGTCGGCACCATGGGCTACCACTGGGAAACGGCTCTCGGAGCCGTGTTTATTTCCGGCGTGCTGTTCATGATCCTGACCCTGTCCCGGGTCCGTGAATGGCTGCTCAACAGCATTCCGGTGAGCCTGCGCTATGCCATGGGCGCCGGGGTCGGCCTGTTTCTCGGCCTGATCGGCCTGAAAACCGCCGGCATCATCGTCGACAGTCCGGCGACCCTGATCAAGCTCGGCTCCCTGCGCGAGCCCGGCCCGCTGCTGGCGGCGATCTGCTTTCTGATGATCGCGGTGCTCAGCTACCACCGGGTGTTCGGCGCCATTCTGCTCAGCATCATCGCCGTGACCCTGGCCGGCTGGGGCATGGACCTGGTGCACTACAACGGTATTCTCTCCACCCCACCGAGCCTGGCGCCAACCTGGATGGCCATGGATATCGCCGGGGTGTTCAACGTCAGCATGATCAGCGTGGTCCTGGCCTTCCTTTTCGTGCACATGTTCGACACCGCCGGCACCCTGATGGGCGTGGCGCAGCGCGCCGGCCTGGTCAACCCCGACGGCAAGATCGAGAACCTGTCCCGGGCCCTCAAGGCGGACAGCGCCTCCAGCGTCTTCGGCGCCGTGGTCGGCGTACCGCCAGTGACCAGTTATGTGGAAAGTGCCGCCGGGGTGGCGGCCGGCGGGCGCACCGGTCTGACGGCAGTCACCGTAGGCGTGCTGTTCATCGCCGCCATGTTCTTCGCGCCGCTGGCGGGGATGATCCCCGCCTACGCCACAGCCGGCGCCCTCATCTATGTCGCGATGCTGATGATGGGCGGCATGGCCCACATCAACTGGGACGAAGCCACCGACAGCATTCCGGCCATCGTCACGGCAATCATGATGCCCCTGACCTTCTCCGTTGCCGACGGCATTGCCCTGGGCTTCATCACCTATGTGGTGCTCAAGGCCGGAACCGGCAAGCACAAGGAAATCTCCATCAGCCTGTATGTGCTGTGCGCAATCTTCATCGCCAAGTTCATTTTCTTGTAA
- a CDS encoding glutathione S-transferase N-terminal domain-containing protein, translating into MIVKALRVGLGQLIIFIDFITRPRKQKRTAAAQANVEAAAKGLTLYQFHACPFCVKTRRTLHRLNVPVALRDAKNNEQDRQTLLEQGGKIKVPCLRIEENGQTTWMYESKVIIDYLNQRFSAA; encoded by the coding sequence GTGATCGTCAAAGCGCTGCGAGTCGGCCTGGGTCAACTCATCATTTTCATCGACTTCATCACCCGTCCGCGCAAGCAGAAGCGCACAGCTGCTGCTCAGGCGAACGTCGAAGCGGCCGCCAAGGGCCTGACCCTGTATCAATTCCACGCCTGCCCGTTCTGCGTGAAGACCCGCCGCACCCTGCACCGCCTGAACGTGCCGGTGGCCCTGCGCGACGCCAAGAACAACGAGCAGGATCGCCAGACCCTGCTGGAACAGGGCGGCAAGATCAAGGTGCCGTGCCTGCGGATCGAAGAAAACGGCCAGACCACCTGGATGTACGAATCCAAGGTGATCATCGATTACCTGAACCAGCGCTTCTCCGCGGCCTGA